AACCTATGTGGGTGGTATCCCGAAGGAGGGCGCGGGCATCCGCCTGATGTGGTATCCGGGCAAAGCAGCCTTCCGCGCCGGCCGCGTCAACGGGGCGCAATGGAACGACAACAACGTGGGCCTATACTCCGTGGCGCTGGGTTCAAACTCGACTGCCTTGGGCGATAATAGCGTCGTGCTGGGTCCGAGCAACACCGCCCGCCAAGGCTCGGCCGTGGCCATCGGCGAACAAAACGTGGCCAACGGCTACGCCTCCTTCGCCCTGGGCTACCGCGCCAACACCAACGCCAAGCCCGGCTCCTTCGTCTTCGGCGACTTCAGCACCTCCAACGAAATTCTTTCCAGCGTCAACAACCAGGCAACCTTCCGGGTATCGGGCGGCTTCCGCATCTACACCAACGCCAACCTGCTCTCGGGCGTCACCATTGCGGCCAACGGCTCTTCCTGGGAAACGGTGTCCGACTCCACGAAAAAGGAGCGCCTGGTGCTGGCCGACGGTAACCAGTTCCTGGCGCGCATCAACCGGATGCGCCTGGGCTCCTGGAACTACCGCGGCCTCGACCCCGCCACCACCCGCCACTACGGCCCCATGGCCCAGGACTTCCACGCCGCCTTCGGCCGCGACGCCATCGGCACCATCGGCACCGACACGACCATCAACCAGGCCGACTTCGACGGCGTCAACCTGATTGCCATTCAGGCCCTCTACCGCCGCGTACTGCAGCTCGAAGCCGCCAACGCCCGCCTCCAGGAGCAAGTCAAACAGCTCCAGACCCGGCAGCCCGGCCCGGCCGGCAGCACCCCGGCTACCGCGGCGGCTCTGGAAGAGCGCCTGCGCCGCCTCGAAGCCCAACTCGGCGCCCAGGCCCAACGCTAAGCCGCCACCGCATGGAAAATCTGGGCCCGCTGAATTTTCTGCGCATCCCCTTGTCCAACCTGTGGGATGTTCCCGATATCCGGCGGCGAATCGAACAAGCCGATGCCGAGTTGGGCCCCCGCCTGCTGCGCTGGTATTGCCGCTACGAACCCGAAACCCGCCTGGCTATTCGCACCCAGCTCGAATGGGCCCTACAGAATCCGGGGTATGACTTCCAGAAAATCCTTGTGCGGGTAACTACCGCCAACGAGGACATCCTCTTGTACTTCGCCTTTCTGCTCCATCTGATTGAGCATGGGCAATGCCCCGCTGCAGACGAGAAATAGCCCCGTGCCGCTATGAAACCCATCAGAGAACCTAGAGCTACTGGTATTGCAGTCAGCATTCTGAATTACCGATGACCCAGCTACTATGGCGCATCAGTGCGGCCCCGCCCGGTACGTGGGACGTACTGGGGCTGCGGGTAGAAAGCACTTTCTCGGCGGAGGCCGGGTGGCCCGCTTTCTTCAACGGCATTCCGGCCGGCTGGTACCCCACGGTCATAGAGGCCGCCGTGCAGGAAGTCGGGGCCGCTTCCAACGCGGTAGGCGTATCCTTCCCCGGCGACTTAGACGCCTTCGACCTCACCCAGCGGCCCCCGATTCCCGCTGATGCAGTAGAAATATACTGTCACTCCTTACCCGTTGAGAGTCTACCCCGGGTTGTTTTTTATCAAATCCTGCTCGCTTTTGGCAGTCGGTTGGCAGAGTGCCCTGGCCAGCCCCCCGAGTGGTATTTGGCCATGCACACCGCCCTGCAGAAGCTTCGCCGTAAACTCGGTCGGGAGCTGGCAGCGTAACCCCGAATGGGCCCGGCCGGCGTTTGCCTGGCGGTGGAGTATGTATTACCTAGTTTCTATCCTACGCGTCCACCCTATCAGCCAAACAACCCGATGCTCCCGACGCTACCCGCCCACGTGACCCTGCGGCCCACCACGCCCGCCGACCTAGAGCAGCTTTTTCACTTCCAGCTCGACGAAGAAGCCCGCTACCTGGCCGCCTTTACGCCCCCAGACCACACTAACAAAGCCGCCTACGTCGAGAAATACGGCGGCTTTCTGCTCAACCCTACCATCCACATGCAGACCATCCTAGTGGATGGCACCATAGCTGGCAGTATTTCTAAATTCGAAATAGAAGGCGACGCCGAAATAACCTACTGGCTGGACCGCGCCTTCTGGGGGCGGGGCATTGCCACTGCGGCCCTCGCCACCTTCCTGACCCTGGAAGTCACCCGCCCACTTTTCGGCCGGGTGGCCTTCGATAACCGAGGCTCGCAGAAGGTCCTGAAAAAATGCGGCTTCGTCAGAATTGGCACCTACCAAGGCTT
Above is a genomic segment from Hymenobacter cellulosivorans containing:
- a CDS encoding tail fiber domain-containing protein, whose amino-acid sequence is MKAPLLTVSAALLLAAPTATVQAQSVGIGTTTPASSAILDVTSPNPATAPQGFLPPRLTQAQRQAIQQPAAGLLVYQTDAPAGLYLYGGSSWSLLPTGTSSGAADNLGNHTAIQPISFTTTAADKLTLTPGGSGGPKIGVSAPDNLDLYAGNLTATSATLRVLTPEDGAWQERLRVDRNGLLAEGETYVGGIPKEGAGIRLMWYPGKAAFRAGRVNGAQWNDNNVGLYSVALGSNSTALGDNSVVLGPSNTARQGSAVAIGEQNVANGYASFALGYRANTNAKPGSFVFGDFSTSNEILSSVNNQATFRVSGGFRIYTNANLLSGVTIAANGSSWETVSDSTKKERLVLADGNQFLARINRMRLGSWNYRGLDPATTRHYGPMAQDFHAAFGRDAIGTIGTDTTINQADFDGVNLIAIQALYRRVLQLEAANARLQEQVKQLQTRQPGPAGSTPATAAALEERLRRLEAQLGAQAQR
- a CDS encoding GNAT family N-acetyltransferase — its product is MLPTLPAHVTLRPTTPADLEQLFHFQLDEEARYLAAFTPPDHTNKAAYVEKYGGFLLNPTIHMQTILVDGTIAGSISKFEIEGDAEITYWLDRAFWGRGIATAALATFLTLEVTRPLFGRVAFDNRGSQKVLKKCGFVRIGTYQGFANARQTAVAEFIYQLS